The Anaerobaca lacustris genome includes a region encoding these proteins:
- a CDS encoding YdcF family protein → MFVIKSFATPLVWILVLSFAGLVLLRFSRRKTAPKVGWVLVLLATLLLLILSFPPFANALTYSVESRVPMPDADVLSTLDVIVVLGGGGFPSGGFRTEAELSGRSYPRLYHGVRLFQQGHADVIAFCGGEIREGKEREAEIMKAMAVQMGVPAEKILTETTSATTQQNASGLAELLPAAPNRRIGIVTSATHALRSVRTFAAHFPDDTVVPVPVHYQYDPDPWHAKNLRPTVDAFVQSTGALHEWIGLLWYRVRY, encoded by the coding sequence GTGTTCGTGATCAAGTCATTTGCCACGCCGCTTGTCTGGATTCTGGTGCTCTCGTTTGCGGGGCTGGTGCTCCTGAGATTCTCGCGACGAAAGACCGCACCCAAGGTCGGCTGGGTCCTGGTGCTGTTGGCGACACTGCTGCTGCTGATTCTCAGCTTTCCGCCATTTGCCAACGCGCTGACCTATTCCGTTGAGTCCCGAGTTCCGATGCCCGATGCCGATGTTCTCTCGACGCTCGATGTGATTGTTGTATTGGGCGGCGGCGGGTTCCCGTCCGGTGGCTTCCGCACCGAGGCGGAATTGTCCGGTCGGTCCTATCCGCGCCTCTATCATGGCGTGCGGCTCTTTCAGCAGGGCCACGCCGACGTCATCGCCTTCTGCGGCGGCGAGATTCGAGAGGGCAAGGAAAGGGAAGCGGAGATCATGAAGGCCATGGCCGTGCAGATGGGTGTCCCGGCCGAGAAGATCCTCACCGAGACAACGTCGGCAACCACACAACAGAACGCCAGCGGCCTGGCGGAATTGCTGCCGGCGGCGCCGAATCGGCGCATCGGGATCGTGACATCAGCGACGCATGCGCTGCGTTCGGTGCGGACCTTCGCCGCACACTTCCCCGACGATACGGTCGTGCCGGTCCCCGTCCACTATCAGTACGATCCCGACCCCTGGCACGCCAAGAACCTGCGGCCCACCGTGGATGCGTTCGTCCAGTCCACCGGCGCGCTGCACGAATGGATCGGCCTGCTCTGGTACCGCGTGCGCTACTGA